The genomic window ATGGTAAACAATAAACACAAATACTATAGTAGTActtccaaataaaaaaataaacaattaattaCAATAGTATTGTACAAGGGCATTTTGGTCTGTTGTTATTATATTACCACTAAATTTGCATTGGGCTTTTCTGAGAAAAAGAGagtacaaaaatatataattcttaGTTACTATCTCTATTCCATCTTGTAACTACTTCTGCACTTTTAAGAGGAGACATTAAGTAATGAGGTGAAATTAAACAGGAGACGGTTGTGATGGTTGaaataaaaatgtatatatgaaaataaaataaataagacatggttataattggttgagaaaagaGAATCAGTGGAAAAATAGTATATTatgggataaattttaaatactagAAGTAGCTATAATAGAACAGAGGGAATACCACACTTTTCTTCTTAGTACTAGTTGTAATGAAGAAAACTTTATTACACTatactatattatatatatactgagCTGTATGAACCAATCAACCGTTCTTTTCTTAATTAGTTCGATATTCATTGTTATGGAAGCAATGCCAGAAATTTGCTTTCCTAGCAATAGCTAGCATATCATGTATAAATATTTCGTGATACCAGTAGAATTTGATTGAACCAACTATTGGCCGGAAAGATATCTTAAGTAAGCTGTACGCGTGTGCTGCATGTCTTAGTAATTAAAATTTGCAGAATGCATGATCGGCATAGTAAGTTCTGCCAACGATCACACAACtgaatatatcatatataagGCTGGTTGTGATATAAGTTATCTAATGAAATATTTAATGAAGATTTCAAATGCAGCGCTACTGTCAACAAGAATATTTTTACTCGATTTTGAGAATCACCAGGTAGCAGTTTTGTTCTAGAAACATGATATTCAGAtattgtacattttttttgtatgcATAATGAGATTTTCTGATCATTAATTGTTATACTAATTCAGCAAACTGCATTCTTCCCATGCTTAGTATCTAATAAGTTGTCCCTGAAGTATGAGCAACAACTCTTTTCGATTTTGTAGACTGCATCTGAATAACTAACTACATGCTTAACAAAATTAAGCATAATTTGGATTTGTACGATCTCAAGTTATAACAAGATCATCATCAACTACTTGCACCAAGTAGCAGCCAAATGAACTTACCAAAAGAAAGTGAGCCGGGCGAAATTGTCATGTTTATGAAGTTATGTTTCGTGGTACATGATGTTTCCCGAATACAATTCAGGTCAATCAAGGATTCTGTTTTCTCCAGGCATtgctaaagaaaaacaaattgcCGCGTGCCTTGCACGATCACTCCAATGGTAGTAGAAACGAAACAAATTATGTTTCTGCTGGTTGCAATGTAGCTCGAGGAGCCAATTTGAAATGCTGGAATTACAAGTCCAGTGGTAGAAGCTAAACATATAGATCCCAATGTTTCCCATGTCCATGAAAGCAGTGCCTATATTATGTTGAATGGTGATGCTATTTTTCTCTTTCAATCTTTTTCCCTACAAGAATCGGACTACTAGACCGTGTTTGCATTTTGTAGTTtgtacaaatatatttataaacaagttcttgctatatatatatagccatacatcaattgacaCCCTTAAAGTAAAATGTTTTCTTTCTAGTCTCAACTAACATGGATATATTGttgctatatataatatatggtATCTCTGCACGGAGGCAAATAATTTGCTGCAGCAAAAGCCTCATAACTTCTCTCTGCTTGTAATTTTAAAGCATATATCTACCCAAAGGAGAAAATAGTGGATACTCAATTTTAAAGGTTAACACAACAAAAGGGTAAATCTTTCGGTACTATTGTTCACAGTACAGATGATTACCTTGTCCTAGAAAATGAAATGCATCATCAATTCCGTACAATATATACAACAGGTTGGTAGATAAATTACAAGTCGCGTAAGTTGTATGCAACACATCCGCTTATTGCAAATATACACATATCCACAATGTTCTATCACGCAAACcgttaaaagaaaaagataatctTATTGCAAATATACACATATCCACAAAGTTCTATCACGCAAAACATTAAaacaaagttattttttttcatatagcaGCTCTAGACTTCTTCCTCGTGAAGAACATGGTGATGCGGGGGAAGAACGAcagcttctttcttttcttcttattCGAGAGCAACGCTGAATCATTAGGGGTACTCCTCGCAGACATATCCAGCAGTGGATGAACCGAGGCGTAACTATCATCCTTGCTTGTGCTCTTGGTGTCGCTGCTGCGTTCAACGATGATCACAGGGGTGCTTGATGGATTAAGTTGCGATTTCGAAGCTTCGCCAGCCTTACGACGCTGCTCATTCTCTTCTCTCCATTTTCTCAATTCTTGCTCCATGGCAAGCTTGCCTTCAGTGGCTCTATCAGCTCTCTCTGTGGCAGCAACCAATGCCTGCTTTCGTTGTTCCAAAACCTTGTGTGTTTCACTCAGTGTTGATAAGATACGAGACTCGGACTCCTTGGCTATCTTGGCCTGTGCAATTGCAGAAGCCGTCCTTTCATGGACAAGTTCTTCTGCCTTGCTGGATTTCGCAATGAGAGATTGGTATTCATCCAGGTCAACTGTGACTATCTGAGAGCCTTGTTCCTCGATATCCACTGGAAGCTCACTGTCAAACGGTCTGAGGGCATCAATTGCCAGCCTCATGGACTCTTTCGTGGCCTCCATCTCCTTTAGAACTGCCTGGATCCTGAATTCCATAGTATCAAGACAAGATTTTGCATGGTCCATATCCTCCTTGGCCTTTCTTAGCTTCTCCTGTGCCTCTCTTGCGATGGACTTAGACTCATCAGCTTCTTTGGCTGTATCTTCCATAATCTTCTGCAACCCAAGCATTCCATTTCGGGATTCTTTCTCCTTGGCCTGAACTGCTTCCAGTTCCCGGAGTGCTAGCTGAATCTCCACCCTTAGAGATGCAGCAGCGATGGATGACGTCGCTTCCATCTGCTTCATGGTAGCAAGTGCCGTTTTCTCTTTGATCAACTCTGCTTTTAGCGATGCCGCAGCAACATTCAGAGCACAAACTTCATCTCTCACCTTATCTACGCTCATCAGACACTCCTCCAACTCTCGTGTAGATAGAATAACTTCATTGTGTAAAGATCTTTGAGTAATATTTCCTTGTGCTTCTTTATCAATTGGCTTAGCTTCCACATATCCAGCTAGCTCATTTTTCAGCTTGAGCAACAAGCCGGTTGATGTGTCAAGTGTTGATTTCAATTCTTCAATAGAAGAAATTTTCTTGGCGAGCTGATTGAGCTCCTCTTCTGCTTGCCTCAGATCACTCTTCCATTTAAGGGAATCCTCATCACATGCCAAGGACGTGTCTTTACTATGTTTTTCAGCATCATGGCATGTGGAATGAGCCAATTCCAACTCCACCTTCAGTCTGTTAAGTTCTACGGTGAGCTCCTCAACCTTCCTTACAGCACCTTCAGACATTGAAACGGCTAACTGAGCTTTCCCGATAGAAATATCCCGTTCAATCAACAAGGTCTCATAATTCTCCTGCACTTTTCCGGACTCATCCTTCACTAACATTAAGTTGGCCAGCACTGCGTTGTACTGTTCTTTGATTATATTCAATTTCTCCCTGCCAGTGACACCACCATCACTGGTATCTCCTTCCCGCATCTCATGTACTATTAACTGAAATAACTCCAAACCCAACCTCGCAATTATCTCCTCCTCTTGTGCCTTTTCCAGGTCATGTTCCAATCCTTCAATTAGCCTCTTTGTTTTCTCATACTCGTTGGACAGAGGCACCTTTGCTGCCTCTACAGCCTCTGCTTGTCGTTTACTTTCTGAAATTTCCTTCTTCAGCCTATCAAGTTCAAGTACGATTTCATTCTCCTGCATGTACTAAGATTGTTAATCTTACATGGAGATCACATATGAAAAGAAGTAAATTAAGTGGTAAAGCAAGGTTTtacaaaattaaagaaaaaaatacaaatgacAGCATAATTTATAGAGCTGTAGCTGAGATGTTTCATATGCAAATAAGGGAAGGGAACAACTCTGAGTTACCTGCTCTGGCTCTGTTATACGAGTTTTCCAGTTGACGCTGCCACCAAATCTTGAGGCCGCCACCTTAACTGATTCAATGTGGGTTGTTGTATCGACAAAGGTGTTATCTGTTCTGAAGTTCTTCCCGCTGTTTGATCTGTTCAAAGGTGCAGGGGCCTTCTGCCGCATGTCTCTTAAGCTCATTTGGCGCTCATTAAAACGATGCATCAGATGTGGCTTCTTTTCTTTCACCTTTGCTGGTGTCGCAGCTGAAGTCTCATATGAAGCCTTCACAGAATAGGAACAAAAGGCATCATCCCCAGTGTTATGCAGGGGTGTATCTTGTAGTTGGACCACTGCTTTCAGCCTGTCGGAGGTCTGTGAAGTTGAGTGGGTGTTCTTCTCTGAAGGTGGAATTGTGGTAGAATCACTGCTGGGTTCTGTTGATTCATCATCATTCTGAGAGGTCACTGAAAAAGCATGAGGATCACTGGCAGATACAAGTCCACTGTTGTCTACTTCAGATGGAGTTGCGCAGACGCTAATAGGAGCCTTTTGTTCTGTTGATATTTCTTGCAGATTGCTTTTGTTGCCAACTAAGATTTCTGGAAGTTCTTCCTGCATTGCTGCCTCAAAGTTGGCTGTTTCTCTGTTCTGAAGATTACTGTTCTCACAATCAGTACCTGCAGTTAGCTCAGGCTCTGCAGAATTTTGCATGAATTTCGGTGCCGACAAAGATGCAATTAGAGGGGAGTCAGGCTCTTCAAGATTCTTCTCTGCCATTCTTCAAACTCAGTTAAATATTATCTATGGAAGAGAACATTGAAGAGGAAAGTAGACTGATAAGTTGATCACAGAGCATTATAAACCAATATTGGAGAAAGAGCTGCTTTCTCAAATGGAATAAAATCAAATAATACATGATCGTACAAACACATGCTAATAACAAACTTGTATAACCATGaagggagattttttttttggttatttcATCAAAGGATTTATCTTCTGTGATTTTACTATTTGAAGAACATTTATGGATGGCATCAAATAATTCATGGTAATTACAGCAAACTAAACATAAACTATCAGTGCATAAACAACTTGATAATTCAAAAACCAATGGCCATACTGTTTATTTGGCCAGAGATACTTCCGGGCTCTTATTATTACTATTTTCCGTGAACAATTAGAATTCATTTAGAGAAAGTTACAAATATATTAGTACACTATGGACTTTTAccagacaattttttttactgaattttaccagacaaaattaaaaacacCAATCTTTTTAAGAACATAAAAACACCAATCTGAAACATATAAAGAATAAAAGATCAGGAGAGTGAGGAGAGTTTTCAATTTTGACTTTTGAGTAAATTCTGTTGTAAAACAAAGAACCATATTCATGCTGAAACAGCAGAAAACATCAGAATGATCAGTCGAGGACTCATGAAACGAAATATCAATATCAGTCTAAAACTGAAATATGACCAATACAACAGAATAGTACAGATATCACGGCAATGGATAAGAATGTAATCCCAAATGTAAAGACAAAAAGCATAAGCTGAAGCTTACCCGAGAAACTTGCACTTCTGATTTTGGAGGAAGAAGTGGATTTGGCAGTTTTTGCAGGTATTGGATGGACAAGACTGGAGGGGGTTCAATGAATTGAAGCAGGAGAGAGCCAGGTGGGAGAGGAGAAAGGACCAATTGAATAATCATAGCAGTAGACTTGGACCTGTTCTCCCAATTATAAAATTACTTCTTTATTTTGAGACTATAGGCACAAAAGCTGGATGCTTAAGGAAATTGTGTGCCACCATGAGTTACGAACAGGCTGGGCTGAATaacattttagaaaaaaaaaacactcaaatAAATCAACATGATAGttcaaaataatatatacatGTCTCTTtctacctatatatataaaagaatggTGCTTCATGTTTCTCTGGCGACAATTTGTTATGGTCTGGCATTTCATTAGTTTAATTTGCACAGAACATCTTTTAAAATACTACCTGAATTAGtttatcctttttcttcaagTCTACAAGAAGGCAAATACAAAAACAATTATTACAGATACATCTATATTCTATACTATCCtgtacattttgaaatggagcaGAAGATACGAACGGTGTGTCTTGATTTCCATGGTAACAATTTACAGTGTAAGAAAGTAAATAGGTAAGTTACCATATGTAAAGTTAATGTTGAGCGCTGGATATATACGTGCTTCTATCCTGCTTCAGTTTTATAATTACCAGAAAATGGAAAAACAATGTACAGTTGGCCTGTAGAGCATCATTTAACAACAAATTTATATCTTGCCTCCAAGTTAAACAAAATTCCACAATTGCAGGGATCTTTGTTTCAGCTCAATGGAAGACCTGACTGACAGCTGAATTCTCCACAGGActtgttgcattttttttaattgataatcAAATTTGACAGGATTTCATTAGCTGTCTGTTGACCTAGGCTGTCATTTATCTTCATCCAAATCAGACCGaaaaaatgtttaattttgtACTGCCAGAAACAGCAATCATCACAGCAATGAAACAACTGTAGACATCTCACCATTTACATAATCAGAATCTGAATAAATTTGAAGCGGTTGCACCAAGATGGAAATGGTTCCTTCAGTTTTAATGTTTGCCTGCTAGTTCAAAAGATTTCGCTGCAGAAATATGAATGCATTTTGTTTTTTGCTTTGACAACCTAATTCATCTGTTGATCCTCTGTAGCAAAGCATCGACCAGACCTGAAATTGTACTGCCTAATGTATGAGTATCGGACCACTAACAATAACTTCTTTCATCAGGGTCAGTATGTTCCCCCAATTAAGCTAACTCCCACATCTTTTATCAATCCTTTTGCTTCCATATCTGACCGCAGTCGCTCGTAATCACTCCATTTGCCCGCTGAAGCATAGATGTTAGAGAGCATGACATAAGATCTTGGATTTCCATGGTCAGATTCAGTGAGTATTTTCCCAACAGATTCACCAAGTTTAGAATTTCGATGAAACCTACAGGCTCCAAGCAATGACTCAAGCAAACTTTTGGATGGTCTGAATGGCATCGTTGTAACAATATCATATGCTTCATCCAAGTGTCCAGTTCGGCCCAATAGATctaccatgcatgcataatgCTCCATTCTTGGTGTGATGCCATGATCTGCAAGCATTGATCTGAATAATGTTCTTCCTTGCTCGAGAAATCCACTTCGACTGCAGGCTGATAAAACACTAACAAAAGTTATGTCATCAGGCTTGATTCCTGAAGATACCATCATCAAGAAAAGGTCAAGGGCAGACCCACCATCCCCATGCATACTGTAGGCATTAATCATTGTACTCCAAGAGACAGAATCTTTTTCCAGCGAGATATCAAAGATCTTCCTTGCAAAAGATATGCTTCCGCACCTTGAATGCATATCTATAAGAGCATTGAGAACAACAATGGTTCCATCAAAGCCCTTCTGCAGTGCAATTGCTGTGACACATTCTGCCAAATCTGCCTTTCCAAGCTGTGAACATGCTGAGATAAGTGCCAACATGGTTACTGCATCAGTTTTAACATTTAGGAACTGTATTTGCCTGAAGTAATCAAATGCAACTCCAGCCTGCTTACATTGCACACAAGCAGATAGGATGGCATTCCACACTATGTTGTTTCTTTCACCTACCAAACAAAAAAGGTTGTGGCAATATTCTAAATTGTTGAACCTACTATACATACAAATGGCTGATGTAAAGAGAGATGTTTCTAGCTTGGAGAAATTTCGAATTGCATAGCTGTGAACAGTCTTCCCTTGCAACTGGCTATGACAGATAGGCAATAAATTCAGCAGCGTAATAATATTTGGCTTCTGATCATTCTTGATCATATGATAGAATAAAGGTAGGATCTCCTCAAATAAGTTGTTTTTGCGGTATCCTGTCATCAGAGCATTGTAAGAGATTGTGTTCACTGAAGACAAGCTATCAAAGAGTTTCTCACCAGCCTGAATAATACCACAGTTGGTGTACATAGTAATGAGGGCATTTGCAACAGAAACATCCAAGTTGCATCCACTTCTAATTGCTAAAGAATGAACAGATTCTCCAACTGTAATATCCTCAATGGCAGAAAGGCTGCTGATAAGCGCAATCAGCGTTACTAGATCAAACTGCATGTCTGCCAGGCGCATTTGGCAGAAAAATCTTAAACAAGCCACTGAATCTCCATTTTCAGCAAAACCAGATATTATAGTGTTCCAAGATATTAATGTCCGCACTTCCATTGTGTGAAATAACTTACAACAAATTGAGAGCTGCCCGCAGTCGGCATACATAGCAAGGAGTGCATTCATCACACTCTCATTCAATTCAAGTCTGCTTCTGACAGCATATGCATGTATAGATTTCCCGACATGTAAATCTTCTGTGTGTCTGCATTTCGAGATCACACTAATGACAGTTAATGCATCTGGATCAACTCCTTCAATTTGCATCCTTCGTACTGAACCCATAACCATGTTCCATTTGTTATTCACAAGGTACCCAGAAATTAAGGAGTTCCACAAGAGTTGACTCTTCTCGGTAACACTAGAGAAAAGAAACACAGCTGAATCCAAGTCCCCAAGCTTCGAATACATGGAAACCAGAGCACTGACAACAGAAACCTGTTCTGCAAGACCAAACTTGATAACCATACCATGCACAGACTCACCATGGTTTATACCAAAGAAATTACTGCAACATGGAAGGATAGATACCACTGTAACCAGATTAGGCACTAGCCCTTTGCAACGCATCAATCTGAATACCCCAAATGCTTTCTCCCAAGCTCCATGCTGCATGCACACTGAGATCATGGAATTGCAAGATACCAAATTATCCACCAAACTCTGATGAAATAGTGACAAGGATGATGAAAGATGACCGAACGCGGCATACATTGAGATGAAAGCAGGTGTAAGGGACTCGTCACCAAGGACACCAGATTTCAGTGCGAATGCGTGCAACGGATCACCGGCATCCCTTACTCCTAAACCACTGACCATACTGACAATGCCAACAAGAGAGCTAGCATTGGGCCTGAAACCATCCTGCTGCATCTGCTTCAAAGCCTCAGCAGCTTCCAGTAAACAGCCATTCAGAGAATAGCCAGAAATCATCGCGTTCCAGGAGATCAGGTCTCTGCTCTTCATGCCATCAAAGACTCTCCTCGACAGATCAACCTGACCAGACTTAGCATACATGTCAAGCAGCGCAGTCTGCACTCCGACATTTCCACCATGCCCTGTCCGCACAACCCGGCACTGCACCTCCTTCCCCAGCCGGAGCCAAGAAACGGCGGCGCAAGCCCTGATGACCGGCGGGAACGTGAAGTTGTCGGACCCAAAGGCGCACACCTCCCGGTAGAGGCCAAGAAGCTCCCGGTGGAACCCATGGTCCGAGAAGCACCGGACGGCAATGTTCAGGTCATACACCTCGGCGCGGCCGCGGTAGAACCCGgcgaacaccgccgccgccgaagcggGCTTACCGAAGAAGAGGTACCTCTCGACGGCGCCCGCGACGACGGAGGCGTCCTCCCGGAGCGCGCCCGTGACGGCGAGCCGCGCGTGGAGCTTGCTGAAGCATTTCGCCGAACGGGTGGCGCGCAAGAGCCTGGAGACAGCGTCGACTCGTGGTGGAATCGCGCTTGATGGGGTCGAGGAGGCGTCCGGGGATTCTGCGTGGGTTCGCTTGGATTTGGATGGGGAACTTGAGTTTTTGATGAATCTTGAGAATCTGTGGTGGCGCGTGGTCATGCTACGAAACCATGGAGGAGGAGCAACTTCTCCTCGGTTTTGT from Oryza glaberrima chromosome 6, OglaRS2, whole genome shotgun sequence includes these protein-coding regions:
- the LOC127776820 gene encoding putative pentatricopeptide repeat-containing protein At3g01580 is translated as MTTRHHRFSRFIKNSSSPSKSKRTHAESPDASSTPSSAIPPRVDAVSRLLRATRSAKCFSKLHARLAVTGALREDASVVAGAVERYLFFGKPASAAAVFAGFYRGRAEVYDLNIAVRCFSDHGFHRELLGLYREVCAFGSDNFTFPPVIRACAAVSWLRLGKEVQCRVVRTGHGGNVGVQTALLDMYAKSGQVDLSRRVFDGMKSRDLISWNAMISGYSLNGCLLEAAEALKQMQQDGFRPNASSLVGIVSMVSGLGVRDAGDPLHAFALKSGVLGDESLTPAFISMYAAFGHLSSSLSLFHQSLVDNLVSCNSMISVCMQHGAWEKAFGVFRLMRCKGLVPNLVTVVSILPCCSNFFGINHGESVHGMVIKFGLAEQVSVVSALVSMYSKLGDLDSAVFLFSSVTEKSQLLWNSLISGYLVNNKWNMVMGSVRRMQIEGVDPDALTVISVISKCRHTEDLHVGKSIHAYAVRSRLELNESVMNALLAMYADCGQLSICCKLFHTMEVRTLISWNTIISGFAENGDSVACLRFFCQMRLADMQFDLVTLIALISSLSAIEDITVGESVHSLAIRSGCNLDVSVANALITMYTNCGIIQAGEKLFDSLSSVNTISYNALMTGYRKNNLFEEILPLFYHMIKNDQKPNIITLLNLLPICHSQLQGKTVHSYAIRNFSKLETSLFTSAICMYSRFNNLEYCHNLFCLVGERNNIVWNAILSACVQCKQAGVAFDYFRQIQFLNVKTDAVTMLALISACSQLGKADLAECVTAIALQKGFDGTIVVLNALIDMHSRCGSISFARKIFDISLEKDSVSWSTMINAYSMHGDGGSALDLFLMMVSSGIKPDDITFVSVLSACSRSGFLEQGRTLFRSMLADHGITPRMEHYACMVDLLGRTGHLDEAYDIVTTMPFRPSKSLLESLLGACRFHRNSKLGESVGKILTESDHGNPRSYVMLSNIYASAGKWSDYERLRSDMEAKGLIKDVGVSLIGGTY
- the LOC127776821 gene encoding protein WEAK CHLOROPLAST MOVEMENT UNDER BLUE LIGHT 1-like produces the protein MAEKNLEEPDSPLIASLSAPKFMQNSAEPELTAGTDCENSNLQNRETANFEAAMQEELPEILVGNKSNLQEISTEQKAPISVCATPSEVDNSGLVSASDPHAFSVTSQNDDESTEPSSDSTTIPPSEKNTHSTSQTSDRLKAVVQLQDTPLHNTGDDAFCSYSVKASYETSAATPAKVKEKKPHLMHRFNERQMSLRDMRQKAPAPLNRSNSGKNFRTDNTFVDTTTHIESVKVAASRFGGSVNWKTRITEPEQENEIVLELDRLKKEISESKRQAEAVEAAKVPLSNEYEKTKRLIEGLEHDLEKAQEEEIIARLGLELFQLIVHEMREGDTSDGGVTGREKLNIIKEQYNAVLANLMLVKDESGKVQENYETLLIERDISIGKAQLAVSMSEGAVRKVEELTVELNRLKVELELAHSTCHDAEKHSKDTSLACDEDSLKWKSDLRQAEEELNQLAKKISSIEELKSTLDTSTGLLLKLKNELAGYVEAKPIDKEAQGNITQRSLHNEVILSTRELEECLMSVDKVRDEVCALNVAAASLKAELIKEKTALATMKQMEATSSIAAASLRVEIQLALRELEAVQAKEKESRNGMLGLQKIMEDTAKEADESKSIAREAQEKLRKAKEDMDHAKSCLDTMEFRIQAVLKEMEATKESMRLAIDALRPFDSELPVDIEEQGSQIVTVDLDEYQSLIAKSSKAEELVHERTASAIAQAKIAKESESRILSTLSETHKVLEQRKQALVAATERADRATEGKLAMEQELRKWREENEQRRKAGEASKSQLNPSSTPVIIVERSSDTKSTSKDDSYASVHPLLDMSARSTPNDSALLSNKKKRKKLSFFPRITMFFTRKKSRAAI